One window of Arthrobacter oryzae genomic DNA carries:
- a CDS encoding GcvT family protein: MSASPRVVIIGAGIVGTNLADELATRGWTNITVVEQGPLELAGGSTSHAPGLVFQTNPSKTMTEFASYTVDKLLSLSADGVSCFNQLGGLELATTEARLQDLKRKLGYATSWGIEGRIIDPDECEKHYPLLNTGSFEDGRTVLGGLHVPSDGLASAARAVQLLISRTREAGVTYLGSTAVTGIEQSGGKVTGVETADGVIPADIVVSCAGFWGRELGKMAGLKVPLLPLAHQYVKTTALPELKGRNELPNGARLPILRYQDRDLYYREHGERIGIGSYAHRPMPVDMAQLPRVGAAEMSDHRMPSRLDFTMEDFLPAWEDSKDLLPALRGAQIEDGFNGIFSFTPDGGPLMGEAPDVAGLFVAEAVWVTHSAGVARAMAEMLIEGQSRTDLHGCELTRFEEVQTSDEYVSETSQQNFVEIYDVLHPLQPKESPRDLRVSPFNVRQKELGAFFLESAGWERPHWFEANRALLEDLPAEWQAPERDAWAAMFSSPISAAEAWKTRTAVGLYDMTPLKRLAVTGPGAQALLQRLSTGNIAKNPGAVTYCLLLADDGGIRSDVTVARLAEEQFQLGVNSNVDFDYLRVEARQQSAADPAQWVHVSDITGSTCCIGLWGPLAREVIGKVSSDDLSNDGLKYFRTKEISVGGIPVTAMRLSYVGELGWELYTTAEYGLKLWDLLFEAGQEHGIIAAGRGAFNSMRLEKGYRLWGTDMTSEHHPYQAGLGFSVAKDKTGFVGCEALAARKEQQPDKVLRCLTVDDGTSMVLGKEPVYVNGVPAGYVTSAAFGYTVRKPLAYAWLPASVSEGDAVELEYFGKRVAATVTAEPLFDPGMERLRG; the protein is encoded by the coding sequence ATGAGCGCATCACCACGCGTCGTCATCATCGGCGCCGGCATCGTCGGCACCAACCTCGCGGACGAACTCGCCACGCGGGGCTGGACCAACATCACGGTGGTCGAACAGGGGCCGCTGGAACTGGCCGGCGGTTCCACCTCGCACGCCCCCGGGCTGGTGTTCCAGACCAACCCGTCCAAGACCATGACCGAATTCGCCAGCTACACGGTGGACAAGCTGCTCTCCCTCAGCGCCGACGGAGTGTCCTGCTTCAACCAGCTGGGCGGGCTGGAACTGGCCACCACCGAAGCACGGCTCCAGGACCTGAAGCGCAAGCTGGGATACGCCACCTCCTGGGGCATCGAGGGCCGGATCATCGACCCCGACGAGTGCGAGAAACACTATCCGCTTCTAAACACCGGCTCCTTCGAGGACGGACGCACGGTCCTGGGCGGCCTCCACGTCCCCTCCGACGGCCTGGCCTCCGCGGCCCGCGCCGTCCAGCTGCTGATCAGCCGCACCCGCGAAGCCGGAGTGACCTACCTAGGCTCCACCGCCGTCACCGGCATCGAACAGTCCGGCGGCAAGGTCACCGGCGTCGAAACGGCCGACGGCGTGATCCCCGCGGACATCGTGGTGTCCTGTGCCGGCTTCTGGGGCCGGGAGCTCGGCAAGATGGCGGGCCTGAAGGTGCCGCTGCTGCCGCTCGCGCACCAGTACGTGAAAACCACGGCCCTGCCCGAGCTGAAGGGCCGGAACGAGCTGCCCAACGGTGCCCGCCTGCCCATCCTCCGCTACCAGGACCGGGACCTCTACTACCGTGAGCACGGCGAGCGCATCGGCATCGGCAGCTACGCTCACCGCCCCATGCCCGTGGACATGGCACAGCTGCCCCGCGTCGGCGCCGCCGAGATGTCCGACCACCGCATGCCCTCCCGGCTGGACTTCACCATGGAGGACTTCCTGCCCGCCTGGGAGGACAGCAAGGACCTCCTTCCGGCCCTGCGCGGCGCACAGATCGAGGACGGCTTCAACGGCATCTTCTCCTTCACTCCCGACGGCGGACCGCTGATGGGTGAAGCCCCTGACGTTGCGGGCCTGTTCGTGGCCGAGGCTGTCTGGGTCACCCACTCGGCCGGTGTTGCCAGGGCGATGGCGGAAATGCTCATCGAGGGCCAGTCCCGCACCGACCTGCACGGCTGCGAGCTCACCCGCTTCGAGGAGGTCCAGACCAGCGACGAGTACGTCAGCGAAACATCCCAGCAGAACTTCGTGGAAATCTACGACGTCCTGCACCCGCTGCAGCCCAAGGAATCCCCCCGGGACCTGCGCGTCAGCCCGTTCAACGTCCGGCAGAAGGAGCTCGGGGCGTTCTTCCTGGAATCCGCCGGCTGGGAGCGCCCGCACTGGTTCGAAGCCAACCGCGCGCTGCTCGAGGACCTTCCGGCCGAGTGGCAGGCGCCGGAACGGGACGCGTGGGCAGCCATGTTCTCCTCCCCCATCTCCGCGGCCGAGGCGTGGAAGACGCGCACCGCCGTCGGGCTTTATGACATGACGCCGCTGAAGCGGCTGGCCGTCACCGGCCCCGGCGCGCAGGCCCTGCTGCAACGGCTCAGCACCGGAAACATCGCCAAGAATCCGGGTGCGGTCACCTATTGCCTGCTGCTGGCGGACGACGGCGGTATCCGCAGCGATGTGACCGTTGCCCGCCTCGCGGAAGAACAGTTCCAGCTGGGAGTGAACAGCAACGTGGACTTCGATTACCTGCGCGTCGAGGCCCGCCAGCAGTCGGCCGCGGACCCTGCCCAGTGGGTACACGTCTCCGACATCACCGGCAGCACCTGCTGCATCGGGCTGTGGGGGCCGCTGGCCCGCGAGGTCATCGGCAAGGTCAGCTCCGATGACCTCAGCAACGACGGCCTGAAGTACTTCCGCACCAAGGAAATCTCGGTGGGCGGCATCCCCGTCACGGCCATGCGGCTCTCCTACGTGGGCGAGCTCGGCTGGGAGCTGTACACCACGGCCGAGTACGGGCTGAAGCTCTGGGACCTGCTGTTTGAAGCCGGGCAGGAGCACGGCATCATCGCGGCCGGGCGCGGCGCGTTCAACAGCATGCGGCTCGAGAAGGGCTACCGGCTGTGGGGCACGGACATGACCTCGGAGCACCACCCGTACCAGGCCGGCCTGGGCTTCTCGGTGGCCAAGGACAAGACGGGGTTCGTGGGCTGCGAAGCCCTGGCGGCCCGGAAGGAGCAGCAGCCGGACAAGGTGCTGCGGTGCCTGACCGTGGACGACGGCACATCCATGGTCCTGGGCAAGGAACCCGTGTACGTCAACGGGGTGCCTGCCGGTTATGTCACCAGCGCAGCGTTCGGCTACACGGTCCGCAAGCCGCTCGCCTACGCCTGGCTTCCGGCGTCGGTGTCCGAGGGCGACGCCGTGGAGCTCGAGTACTTCGGGAAGCGCGTCGCGGCCACGGTCACGGCCGAGCCGCTGTTCGATCCCGGCATGGAGCGGCTGCGCGGCTAG
- a CDS encoding alpha-amylase family protein produces the protein MTEPDWVQHAIWWQVYPIGFVGAEQTAAEHSAAQAGQPVAHRLGQLVPWLDYVLELGASGIALGPVFASETHGYDTTDYFRIDPRLGDDADFDELIAQCHARGLKVLLDGVFNHVGRSFGPFQGVLTGGPGAPAASWFRLQWPDSGWSPGTEPGYDDFEGHHHLVALNHGDPGVAALVTDVMKHWLGRGADGWRLDAAYAVPPSFWAPVLADVRRDYPESYFVGEYIHGDFAAEVERSTLDSVTQYELWKAVWSSLNDANFYELASALERHNGFLDTFVPLTFVGNHDVTRLASKLKNPEQLALALTVLMTVGGTPCIYYGDEQAFRGIKEDRAGGDDAVRPAFPASPADLAGDGWPVYHLHQELIGLRRRHAWLHTARTTVLTLSNEHLVYQVRGDGGTDGSTGDGGAADGGALTVALNLSGSPADLPLPSGSGGLLAGQARQHPGHTVLTVPGYGWAVLGNS, from the coding sequence ATGACGGAGCCGGACTGGGTTCAACACGCTATCTGGTGGCAGGTCTATCCGATCGGCTTCGTGGGCGCGGAACAGACTGCTGCAGAGCATTCGGCCGCCCAGGCGGGGCAGCCCGTGGCGCACCGGCTGGGCCAGCTGGTTCCCTGGCTCGACTACGTGCTGGAACTCGGTGCTTCCGGCATCGCCTTGGGGCCGGTTTTCGCCTCGGAAACCCACGGCTACGACACCACGGACTACTTCCGGATCGATCCCCGGCTGGGTGATGACGCGGACTTTGACGAGCTCATCGCCCAGTGCCATGCCCGGGGGCTGAAGGTCCTGCTGGACGGCGTCTTCAACCACGTGGGCCGCAGCTTCGGGCCGTTCCAGGGCGTGCTTACTGGCGGGCCCGGAGCGCCTGCCGCCTCATGGTTCCGCCTGCAGTGGCCGGACTCCGGGTGGTCGCCCGGGACCGAGCCCGGCTACGACGACTTCGAGGGCCACCACCACCTCGTGGCGCTCAACCACGGCGATCCCGGGGTGGCCGCCCTGGTCACGGACGTGATGAAGCACTGGCTGGGCCGGGGCGCGGACGGATGGCGGCTGGACGCGGCGTACGCCGTCCCGCCGTCGTTCTGGGCGCCCGTGCTGGCGGACGTGCGCCGGGACTATCCGGAGTCCTACTTCGTGGGCGAGTACATCCACGGCGACTTCGCCGCCGAAGTGGAGCGGAGCACCCTGGACTCGGTGACGCAGTACGAGCTGTGGAAAGCGGTCTGGAGCTCACTCAACGATGCCAACTTCTACGAGCTGGCCTCCGCCCTGGAACGGCACAACGGGTTCCTGGACACCTTCGTGCCGCTCACGTTCGTTGGCAACCACGACGTCACCCGCCTTGCCAGCAAGCTGAAAAACCCGGAGCAGCTGGCGCTTGCGCTCACGGTCCTGATGACCGTGGGCGGGACACCGTGCATCTACTACGGCGACGAGCAGGCCTTCCGCGGCATCAAGGAGGACCGAGCCGGCGGGGACGACGCCGTCCGTCCGGCTTTCCCCGCATCCCCCGCGGATCTGGCCGGGGACGGCTGGCCCGTCTACCACCTGCACCAAGAACTGATCGGCCTCCGCCGGCGGCATGCCTGGCTGCACACGGCACGCACCACCGTCCTGACCCTCAGCAACGAGCACCTCGTCTACCAGGTCCGTGGCGACGGCGGTACAGACGGTAGTACAGGCGACGGTGGTGCGGCCGACGGCGGTGCGCTGACGGTCGCGCTGAACCTCTCCGGCTCGCCGGCGGACCTGCCGCTGCCGTCCGGGTCCGGCGGGCTGCTGGCCGGGCAGGCCCGGCAGCACCCCGGTCACACCGTCCTCACCGTGCCCGGCTACGGGTGGGCCGTCCTCGGAAACAGCTAG
- a CDS encoding MBL fold metallo-hydrolase translates to MSVTIENLVTSGTFSLDGGTWDVDNNVWIVGNGDECVIIDSPHDAEAIINQVRGRKVLAILLTHAHNDHIGAARAVAEAVDAPIYLHPDDLVLWEQVYPDVKPDRELADGDVFQVGGATLRALHTPGHSPGSTCFVLESESTVFTGDTLFNGGPGATGRSYSDYPTILASIRERLLTLPAETVVRTGHGDNTTIGAERETLAKVDQ, encoded by the coding sequence ATGAGCGTCACCATCGAGAACCTGGTCACCTCGGGAACGTTTTCGCTCGACGGCGGCACCTGGGACGTGGACAACAACGTCTGGATCGTGGGGAACGGTGACGAATGCGTGATCATCGACTCCCCGCACGACGCCGAAGCGATCATCAACCAGGTCCGCGGCCGGAAGGTCCTGGCCATCCTGCTGACGCACGCCCACAACGACCACATCGGGGCGGCACGTGCCGTGGCCGAGGCCGTGGACGCGCCGATCTACCTGCACCCTGACGACCTGGTGCTGTGGGAGCAGGTCTACCCGGACGTCAAACCGGACCGCGAGCTGGCGGACGGCGACGTGTTCCAGGTGGGCGGGGCCACGCTGCGCGCCCTGCACACCCCCGGGCATTCGCCGGGCTCCACGTGCTTCGTCCTGGAGTCCGAAAGCACCGTGTTCACCGGGGACACCCTGTTCAACGGCGGCCCGGGTGCCACGGGCAGGTCCTACAGCGACTACCCCACCATCCTGGCCTCCATCCGCGAACGGCTGCTGACGCTGCCTGCCGAAACCGTGGTCCGCACCGGCCACGGCGACAACACCACCATCGGGGCCGAGCGCGAAACGCTGGCCAAGGTGGACCAGTGA
- a CDS encoding S-(hydroxymethyl)mycothiol dehydrogenase — translation MVHKVKAVIAKEKNAPVSVETILVPDPGPGEALVDILTCGVCHTDLHYKQGGITDDFPILLGHEATGVVSAVGPDVTEVAPGDRVILNWRAVCGECRACAKGQPQYCFDTHNATQKMTLEDGTVLSPALGIGAFAEKTLVAAGQCTKVDDDADPAAVGLLGCGVMAGIGAAINTGEVKRGESVAVIGCGGVGIAAIAGAKLAGATTIIAVDIDANKVEMAKSLGATHGVDSSKEDPIEAIRALTGGKGADVVIEAVGRPETYKQAFYARDLAGRVVLVGVPTPDMKLELPLLDVFGRGGSLKSSWYGDCLPSRDFPMLVQHYKLGNLDLDAFVTERITIDQVEEAFGKMHEGKVLRSVVEIHPGAETVTATAAAQEEAAV, via the coding sequence ATGGTTCACAAAGTAAAAGCCGTCATTGCCAAGGAAAAGAACGCTCCGGTCTCGGTGGAGACCATCCTGGTGCCGGATCCCGGACCGGGCGAGGCACTGGTGGACATCCTCACCTGCGGCGTCTGCCACACTGACCTGCACTACAAGCAGGGCGGAATCACCGACGATTTCCCCATCCTGCTGGGCCATGAGGCCACCGGTGTGGTCAGCGCCGTCGGCCCGGACGTCACCGAAGTGGCCCCCGGCGACCGGGTAATCCTGAACTGGCGTGCGGTGTGCGGCGAATGCCGTGCCTGTGCCAAGGGCCAGCCGCAGTACTGCTTCGACACGCACAACGCCACCCAGAAGATGACGCTCGAGGACGGCACGGTGCTGTCGCCTGCCCTGGGTATCGGGGCGTTCGCGGAGAAGACGCTCGTCGCCGCCGGGCAGTGCACCAAGGTGGACGACGACGCCGATCCGGCCGCCGTCGGGCTCCTCGGCTGCGGTGTCATGGCAGGCATTGGCGCCGCGATTAACACCGGTGAGGTCAAGCGCGGCGAATCCGTGGCCGTGATCGGCTGCGGCGGCGTGGGCATCGCCGCGATCGCTGGCGCAAAGCTGGCCGGCGCCACCACCATCATTGCGGTGGACATCGACGCCAACAAGGTGGAAATGGCCAAGTCCCTGGGCGCCACCCACGGCGTGGACTCCAGCAAGGAAGATCCCATCGAAGCCATCCGGGCGCTGACCGGCGGCAAGGGCGCCGACGTCGTGATTGAAGCGGTGGGCCGCCCGGAAACGTACAAGCAGGCGTTCTACGCACGCGACCTCGCCGGCCGCGTGGTGCTGGTGGGCGTTCCGACGCCGGACATGAAGCTCGAACTGCCGCTGCTGGACGTCTTTGGCCGCGGCGGATCCCTGAAGTCCTCGTGGTACGGCGACTGCCTGCCGTCCCGTGACTTCCCCATGCTGGTGCAGCATTACAAGCTGGGCAACCTGGACCTGGACGCCTTCGTGACCGAACGCATCACCATCGACCAGGTGGAGGAGGCCTTCGGCAAGATGCATGAGGGCAAGGTGCTGCGGTCAGTCGTGGAAATCCACCCGGGCGCTGAAACCGTCACCGCCACCGCGGCCGCCCAGGAAGAAGCGGCCGTATGA
- the purU gene encoding formyltetrahydrofolate deformylase, with protein MTTTLDARPGGAVPAALVEATAARSAPGSRTAEFVLTLACPERPGIVRAVTTFLADRGFDIVEHQQFDDHISGKLYLRTAFTRSGSEARDRADQDFTGSDPQTLSQQTNALLTAEFDPTAAEFGMDFAFHDGRPQRLLVMVSKFGHCLNDLIYRWRAGSLGAEIAVVVSNHEDLRPMAENAGLPFIHVPVTPATKPEAEARLLELVAEYDADLVVLARYMQVLSNDLCTNLRGRAINIHHSFLPGFKGAKPYHQAYDRGVKLIGATAHYVTPDLDEGPIIEQEVFRVDHSLDPDALVTVGRDAESQALSRAVRWHCQHRVLLNNTRTVVFR; from the coding sequence GTGACCACCACCCTTGACGCCCGCCCGGGCGGCGCCGTTCCGGCCGCACTGGTCGAGGCCACCGCCGCACGTTCCGCACCCGGGAGCCGCACCGCAGAATTCGTCCTCACGCTGGCCTGCCCCGAACGGCCGGGCATCGTCCGGGCGGTCACCACTTTCCTCGCCGACCGCGGCTTCGACATCGTGGAGCATCAGCAGTTCGATGACCACATCAGCGGCAAACTGTACCTGCGTACCGCCTTCACGCGCAGCGGATCGGAAGCACGTGACCGGGCCGATCAGGACTTCACAGGCTCTGATCCCCAAACGCTCAGCCAGCAGACCAATGCGCTCCTTACAGCGGAGTTCGACCCGACGGCCGCCGAATTCGGTATGGATTTTGCCTTCCATGACGGCCGCCCGCAGCGTCTGCTGGTCATGGTCTCCAAGTTCGGGCACTGCCTCAATGACCTGATCTACCGCTGGCGGGCAGGCAGCTTGGGTGCCGAGATCGCCGTCGTGGTTTCCAACCACGAGGACCTCCGCCCCATGGCGGAAAACGCCGGGCTGCCGTTCATTCATGTTCCGGTGACCCCCGCAACCAAGCCGGAAGCCGAGGCGCGGCTGCTGGAACTCGTGGCCGAGTACGACGCGGACCTGGTGGTCCTGGCCCGCTACATGCAGGTGCTGTCCAACGACCTGTGCACCAACCTCCGCGGCCGCGCCATCAACATCCACCATTCGTTCCTGCCCGGTTTCAAGGGGGCCAAGCCGTACCACCAGGCCTATGACCGCGGTGTGAAACTGATCGGTGCCACAGCGCACTACGTGACCCCGGATCTGGATGAGGGACCGATCATCGAGCAGGAGGTCTTCCGCGTGGACCACAGCCTCGATCCGGACGCCCTCGTCACGGTTGGCCGCGACGCCGAATCGCAGGCCCTGTCCAGGGCTGTCCGGTGGCATTGCCAGCACCGCGTCCTGCTCAACAACACCCGTACCGTCGTATTCCGCTAA
- a CDS encoding alkaline phosphatase D family protein: MTTSSLVLGPMIRYVDETSASIWVETRSDSPVTVRAGNRSWEARTFAVHGHHYALVEAEGLEPGTVLPYTVEINGTQCWPEPASEFPPPVIATLKPGKPLRLAYGSCRTSVPHDESGNRSHGVDSLRAYALAMASGGDLRWPDLVAFLGDQVYADLTSEQMQDFIRARRDIDAPPGEELKDYEEYAHLYYLAWSDPANRWLLSTLPSAMIFDDHDIRDDWNTSLSWKREMEATSWWHGRIVAGLASYWVYQHLGNLSPQERAADPVWKRISGHTGGDEIDLSAELDSFADRADRDPESYRWSYCRDYGDTRLIVVDSRAARDLAPDRRALVDKAEMAWLDGRMRGGFRHLLVATSLPFLLPMGLHYVESWNEAISQGAWGKTAARAGEKLRQAVDLEHWGAFQNSFREVAVMVTDVADGKRGPAPDTIAFLSGDVHYSYVSEVERSSGSRIIQAVCSPIRNPLPRLMRSFAAIMSYGLATPVGALVARSAKVPDPPFRWSGVKGPWFDNNLASLEVTPEGLDLWWQTGVVDGGDHLHPRLERVASVTVASRSPQERAARSGRTSP; this comes from the coding sequence ATGACAACCTCATCCCTGGTGCTCGGCCCCATGATCCGGTACGTGGATGAGACCTCGGCGAGCATCTGGGTGGAAACCCGGAGTGATTCCCCGGTCACCGTCCGGGCCGGGAACCGGAGCTGGGAAGCCCGAACCTTCGCTGTGCACGGCCACCACTATGCCTTGGTGGAGGCGGAGGGACTGGAGCCTGGAACGGTGCTGCCCTACACCGTGGAAATCAACGGAACACAGTGCTGGCCCGAGCCCGCCTCCGAGTTCCCGCCGCCGGTGATTGCCACGTTGAAGCCGGGCAAGCCGCTGCGCCTGGCGTACGGTTCGTGCCGCACAAGTGTCCCCCACGACGAATCCGGCAACCGGTCACACGGCGTCGACTCGCTCCGCGCCTACGCATTGGCGATGGCTTCGGGCGGCGATCTGCGGTGGCCGGATCTGGTGGCCTTCCTCGGAGACCAGGTGTACGCAGACCTCACCAGCGAGCAGATGCAGGATTTCATCCGGGCCCGCCGTGACATCGATGCACCGCCGGGCGAGGAACTCAAGGACTATGAGGAGTACGCCCACCTCTACTATCTGGCCTGGTCCGATCCGGCGAACAGGTGGCTGCTGTCCACCCTGCCCAGCGCCATGATCTTCGATGACCATGACATCCGCGACGACTGGAACACCTCACTCAGCTGGAAAAGGGAGATGGAGGCCACCTCCTGGTGGCATGGCCGGATTGTCGCCGGCCTCGCCTCCTACTGGGTCTACCAGCATCTGGGAAACCTCTCGCCGCAGGAACGTGCCGCAGATCCCGTCTGGAAGCGGATCTCCGGGCACACGGGCGGGGACGAGATCGATCTGAGCGCGGAGCTGGACAGTTTCGCGGACCGGGCCGACCGGGACCCGGAATCCTACCGTTGGAGCTACTGCCGGGATTATGGGGACACCCGGCTGATCGTGGTGGATTCGCGGGCGGCCCGGGACCTGGCGCCGGACCGCCGCGCGTTGGTGGACAAGGCGGAAATGGCCTGGCTGGACGGACGGATGCGCGGCGGATTCCGCCACCTGCTGGTGGCGACGTCGCTGCCCTTCCTGCTGCCGATGGGCCTGCACTACGTCGAGTCCTGGAACGAGGCCATCTCCCAAGGTGCATGGGGGAAGACCGCCGCCCGTGCCGGTGAGAAGCTGCGCCAGGCGGTGGACCTTGAACACTGGGGCGCCTTCCAGAACAGCTTCCGGGAAGTGGCGGTGATGGTCACCGACGTTGCCGACGGCAAACGGGGCCCGGCACCGGACACCATCGCCTTTCTTTCCGGAGACGTCCATTATTCCTACGTTTCAGAGGTGGAGCGCTCCTCGGGCAGCCGGATCATCCAGGCCGTCTGCTCACCCATCCGCAACCCGCTGCCCCGGCTCATGAGGTCCTTCGCCGCCATCATGTCCTACGGCCTGGCCACGCCGGTCGGCGCCCTGGTGGCCCGCTCGGCAAAGGTCCCCGACCCGCCGTTCCGCTGGTCCGGCGTCAAAGGGCCCTGGTTCGACAACAACCTGGCCAGCCTGGAGGTCACCCCGGAAGGGCTGGACCTGTGGTGGCAGACCGGCGTGGTGGACGGCGGGGACCACCTTCATCCCAGGCTCGAACGCGTGGCTTCCGTTACTGTGGCATCCCGGAGTCCGCAGGAGCGTGCGGCACGAAGCGGACGAACATCGCCTTGA
- a CDS encoding FdhF/YdeP family oxidoreductase, with the protein MKFGRQPAPVEDINEDNLEVHAPKKEAAGVKAVMVALERAVSQAGVSRTVHSMLRLNQRGGFDCPGCAWPESDKKRKTAEFCENGAKAVAEENTLRTVGAEFWARHSIAELSGKTEYWLGNQGRLSEPVVIREGETHYSPISWADAFELIGEHVRASTPDRCVFYTSGRTANETAFMYQLFARALGTNNLPDCSNMCHESSGSALNPTIGIGKGTVSLDDIHDSELIFVVGQNPGTNHPRMLSALKECKDKGGKVVAVNPLPEAGLFNFKDPQTVSGVVGHGTPLADEYLQIKVGGDLALFQALGHLLLAEEERNPGTVVDRSFVDAQTDGFDAYREARRELDWDETEKATGLARKQIEDVAGMLIRSKATIFCWALGVTQQPHSVDTIKEMVNVLLLQGNFGKPGAGACPVRGHSNVQGDRTMGIWEKPKEWLLEALDKEFNIQSPRGHGYDAVEAMEAFERDDVDVFVSMGGNFSLACSDTETLEAGMQRIGLTVHVSTKPNRSHVVHGRTSLILPTLGRTDKDDKHPGGAQFLSVEDSMSVVHSTQGRLHPVSDHLLAEPVIIARMADATFGEDHPVDWKAMAADYDVVRDHISRVIPGFQDFNERIRTKNGFVLPNPPRDTRSFKTDIGRGRFTVSPLEYLTPPEGHLVLQTIRSHDQYNTTFYGVDDRYRGISDGRRVILVHPEDLAELGFKDRDLVDVVSTFRGNDRQADKFRLVAYPTAKGCAAAYFPEANALVHKENVARESNTPGFKAMFVRFVPHAPADSGMPQ; encoded by the coding sequence TTGAAGTTCGGCAGGCAGCCCGCCCCGGTCGAGGACATCAACGAGGACAACCTCGAAGTCCACGCTCCGAAGAAGGAAGCCGCCGGAGTCAAGGCAGTGATGGTTGCGCTGGAGCGCGCCGTGTCCCAGGCAGGGGTGTCGCGGACCGTGCATTCGATGCTGCGGCTGAACCAGCGCGGCGGGTTCGACTGCCCGGGCTGCGCCTGGCCCGAATCGGACAAGAAACGCAAGACGGCCGAGTTCTGTGAGAACGGCGCCAAGGCCGTGGCCGAGGAGAACACCCTCAGGACGGTGGGTGCCGAGTTCTGGGCCAGGCATTCCATCGCCGAATTGTCCGGGAAGACGGAGTACTGGCTGGGCAACCAGGGCAGGCTCAGTGAACCGGTGGTGATCCGCGAAGGTGAAACCCACTACTCTCCGATCTCCTGGGCGGACGCCTTCGAGCTGATCGGGGAGCACGTCCGGGCCAGCACGCCGGACCGCTGCGTCTTCTACACCTCCGGGCGCACGGCGAATGAGACGGCGTTCATGTACCAGCTGTTCGCGCGGGCCCTGGGCACCAACAACCTGCCCGACTGCTCGAACATGTGCCACGAATCCTCGGGCTCCGCGCTGAACCCGACCATCGGCATCGGCAAGGGCACCGTGTCACTGGATGACATCCACGACTCGGAGCTCATCTTCGTGGTCGGCCAGAACCCAGGCACCAACCATCCCCGGATGCTGTCTGCGCTGAAGGAGTGCAAGGACAAGGGCGGCAAAGTGGTGGCGGTGAATCCGCTGCCTGAGGCCGGCCTGTTCAATTTCAAGGACCCGCAGACCGTCTCCGGCGTGGTGGGGCACGGAACGCCCCTTGCCGACGAGTACCTGCAGATTAAGGTGGGCGGGGACCTGGCCCTGTTCCAGGCGCTGGGCCACCTGCTCCTGGCGGAGGAAGAACGCAACCCGGGCACCGTCGTCGACCGTTCCTTCGTTGACGCCCAGACTGACGGGTTCGACGCGTACCGCGAGGCCCGCCGCGAGCTTGACTGGGACGAGACTGAGAAGGCCACCGGCCTGGCCCGGAAGCAGATTGAGGATGTGGCCGGGATGCTGATCCGGTCCAAGGCCACGATCTTCTGCTGGGCCCTGGGCGTGACGCAGCAGCCGCACTCGGTGGACACCATCAAGGAAATGGTCAACGTCCTGCTCCTGCAGGGCAACTTCGGCAAGCCCGGAGCCGGCGCCTGCCCGGTCCGCGGGCACTCCAACGTCCAGGGAGACCGGACCATGGGCATCTGGGAGAAGCCGAAGGAATGGCTGCTCGAAGCACTGGACAAGGAGTTCAACATCCAGTCACCGCGCGGCCACGGCTACGACGCCGTGGAAGCGATGGAGGCCTTCGAACGCGACGACGTGGACGTCTTTGTGTCCATGGGCGGGAACTTCTCGCTGGCCTGCTCCGACACCGAAACCCTGGAGGCCGGGATGCAGCGCATCGGCCTGACCGTGCATGTATCCACCAAGCCGAACCGGTCCCACGTGGTGCACGGGCGCACCTCGCTCATCCTGCCCACGCTGGGCCGGACGGACAAGGACGACAAGCACCCGGGCGGCGCCCAGTTCCTGTCCGTGGAGGACTCCATGTCCGTGGTCCACTCCACCCAGGGCAGGCTCCACCCGGTCTCTGACCACCTGCTCGCGGAGCCGGTGATCATCGCCCGGATGGCCGACGCCACCTTCGGCGAGGACCACCCGGTGGACTGGAAGGCCATGGCCGCGGACTATGACGTGGTCCGGGACCACATCTCCCGCGTCATCCCGGGCTTCCAGGACTTCAACGAGCGGATCCGGACCAAGAACGGCTTCGTGCTGCCCAACCCGCCGCGCGACACACGGTCCTTCAAGACGGACATCGGGCGCGGACGCTTCACGGTCAGCCCGCTGGAATACCTGACACCGCCGGAGGGCCACCTGGTCCTCCAGACCATCCGCAGCCACGACCAGTACAACACCACGTTCTACGGCGTGGATGACCGGTACCGCGGCATCTCGGACGGGCGCCGGGTGATCCTGGTGCATCCGGAGGACCTGGCCGAACTCGGCTTCAAGGACCGGGACCTGGTGGACGTGGTCAGCACGTTCCGCGGGAACGACCGGCAGGCGGACAAGTTCCGCCTCGTGGCCTACCCGACGGCGAAGGGCTGCGCCGCGGCGTACTTCCCCGAGGCCAACGCCCTGGTCCACAAGGAAAACGTGGCCAGGGAGTCGAACACCCCGGGCTTCAAGGCGATGTTCGTCCGCTTCGTGCCGCACGCTCCTGCGGACTCCGGGATGCCACAGTAA